One segment of Pseudomonas asgharzadehiana DNA contains the following:
- the tssG gene encoding type VI secretion system baseplate subunit TssG translates to MATPDGPAASALTELTRVIREYSLFQAVVQVLKRLRDAHPALDDDALYDRLEFQANPSLGFPGHDIERVEFFVERGQLRARLRLNVLGLCGAGSPLPAFYGEQAFADGLGGHVTRDFLDVFHHRLQRLMLPIWRKYRYRASFQKGAVDAFSEQMFALIGLRGRQIRTAAQVDCKRLLPYLGLLGLRVHSAALIETVLRYYFKHNRLFIEQWVERTVVIAHLQRNRLGVTHSALGSDQVLGSRVADRSGKFRVHIQNLDWERFHGFLPTGADYPQLCSLVRLTARAPLEYDLCLVLTREEIRPLRIGEHNVCRLGWASWLAHECADGVVIVAGNAH, encoded by the coding sequence ATGGCCACCCCGGATGGGCCAGCAGCCTCTGCTTTGACGGAACTCACTCGCGTCATCCGCGAGTATTCGTTGTTCCAGGCGGTCGTGCAGGTGCTCAAGCGCCTGCGCGACGCGCATCCTGCGTTGGATGACGACGCCTTGTATGACCGGTTGGAATTCCAGGCGAATCCAAGTCTTGGTTTTCCTGGCCACGATATCGAGCGGGTGGAATTTTTTGTTGAGCGCGGGCAGTTGCGCGCGCGTCTTCGCCTCAATGTGCTGGGCCTTTGCGGTGCGGGTTCGCCGCTGCCGGCTTTTTATGGCGAGCAGGCGTTCGCCGACGGGTTGGGCGGTCACGTAACTCGAGACTTCCTGGATGTGTTTCACCATCGTTTGCAGCGGCTGATGCTGCCGATCTGGCGCAAGTACCGCTACCGCGCGAGTTTCCAGAAAGGCGCAGTTGATGCTTTTTCCGAGCAGATGTTTGCGCTGATCGGGCTGAGGGGGCGACAAATCCGCACGGCGGCGCAAGTGGATTGCAAGCGACTGCTGCCGTACCTGGGCTTGCTTGGGTTGAGAGTGCATTCGGCTGCCTTGATCGAGACGGTGCTGCGTTACTACTTCAAGCACAACCGTTTGTTTATCGAGCAATGGGTTGAACGCACAGTGGTGATTGCTCACTTGCAGCGAAACCGCTTAGGCGTCACCCACAGCGCGTTGGGTTCGGACCAGGTGCTGGGAAGCCGGGTCGCGGATCGCAGCGGTAAGTTCAGGGTGCACATACAAAACCTGGACTGGGAGCGTTTTCATGGGTTTTTACCCACGGGGGCGGACTATCCGCAGTTGTGCTCGCTGGTTCGACTGACCGCACGGGCGCCCCTGGAATATGACCTGTGCCTGGTGTTGACCAGGGAGGAAATAAGGCCGTTGCGCATCGGCGAGCACAACGTCTGTCGATTGGGCTGGGCCAGTTGGCTGGCGCACGAGTGCGCCGATGGTGTGGTCATCGTGGCCGGCAATGCTCATTAG
- the tagH gene encoding type VI secretion system-associated FHA domain protein TagH: MQLVFEVCDSGSGEPPARKLFDGVGGVIGRGAGCDWVIADPDRLLSSLHGLVGYRDGQYFLTDISSNGIGVSGSTERLCKGQARLISEGDVYQLGAVSIRAQLIGQGAHYDRPAFAGNETIPDDAFLILDPLHGLEREQPGSELPEHLDASEPRAEMPGGLLSHGAVEQDHLIVPSWAEPASPGPSSAAQTVTTPAGEGFWSQFGAVLGVEMDALDTLGREALAIKVARLFRQTIEGLQQSLRTRDELNSELNLDGTALARTRRNPLQDCGDTQAALASLLGAGDSGQLPAELAIAQACREMQIHQLALVVACRAAVRSALATFAPGHLLLCFEREGNPPRFATDGARWRAYQRHYMRLSEEHPLGEQLLRNDFSKAYEEQVRLVGALHAAYPG, encoded by the coding sequence ATGCAGTTAGTGTTTGAGGTGTGTGATAGCGGGAGCGGCGAACCGCCGGCCCGCAAGCTTTTCGACGGCGTCGGCGGCGTGATCGGGCGTGGGGCTGGGTGTGACTGGGTGATTGCCGATCCCGATCGCTTGCTTTCCAGTCTCCATGGTTTGGTCGGTTACCGAGACGGCCAATACTTTCTCACCGATATCAGCAGCAATGGTATCGGCGTGTCTGGCAGCACGGAGCGGTTGTGCAAAGGCCAGGCGCGTCTGATCAGCGAAGGTGATGTGTACCAGTTGGGGGCGGTGAGCATTCGCGCTCAACTGATAGGGCAGGGGGCGCATTATGACCGGCCGGCCTTTGCCGGCAACGAGACGATTCCCGACGATGCGTTTCTGATACTGGACCCCTTGCACGGCCTGGAGCGTGAGCAACCGGGCAGCGAGTTACCCGAGCATCTGGATGCATCGGAGCCCCGTGCAGAAATGCCCGGAGGCCTGCTTTCCCACGGTGCCGTAGAACAAGACCACTTGATCGTGCCGAGTTGGGCCGAACCCGCCAGCCCTGGGCCTTCCAGTGCGGCGCAGACCGTTACGACGCCTGCAGGTGAAGGGTTCTGGTCACAGTTCGGCGCTGTGCTGGGCGTGGAGATGGATGCACTCGATACCCTGGGGCGCGAAGCCCTGGCGATCAAGGTCGCGAGACTGTTCAGGCAAACCATCGAAGGGTTGCAGCAGAGCCTGCGGACCCGCGATGAGCTCAACAGTGAGTTGAACCTGGACGGCACAGCGCTGGCGCGCACGCGCCGCAACCCCTTGCAAGATTGCGGCGACACACAGGCAGCCTTGGCGTCGCTGTTGGGCGCAGGCGATTCGGGCCAACTGCCTGCCGAATTGGCGATCGCCCAGGCGTGCCGGGAGATGCAAATTCACCAATTGGCCTTGGTCGTGGCCTGCCGTGCAGCGGTGCGCAGCGCGCTCGCGACGTTTGCCCCCGGCCATCTGCTGCTCTGCTTCGAACGTGAGGGCAACCCGCCCCGGTTCGCTACCGACGGCGCTCGTTGGCGGGCATACCAACGCCATTACATGCGCCTGAGCGAGGAGCACCCCTTGGGCGAGCAGCTGTTACGCAACGACTTTTCCAAAGCGTATGAGGAGCAGGTGCGTCTCGTCGGCGCCCTGCATGCGGCTTATCCGGGATGA
- a CDS encoding sigma-54 interaction domain-containing protein, protein MSDNLFAQLPHPLDYADVLLTWFARLGIDADETTLAQLCVTAAAQLSQCELAQLYWRDEVTGRLDLIAQHLPGALALGEPASSHDFQHEQLLHYVLSQGHSLSLEDLANSVYESAFLPAARLPWQALSCVPLSGRRASVTGLLLCASQRPRSLQGHGPSLRLLGSFALNQLGVLKGLRLVQSASPTKPGTPVARTAYGLIGNSTAMDETYRLIGKVLNTSYTVLLRGETGTGKEVVARAIHASGPRSGKAFVVQNCAAFPEGLLESELFGYRKGAFTGAERNHAGLFDAAHGGTLLLDEIGDMPLSLQAKLLRVLQEGEIRPLGASAAHKVDVRIIAATHRDLAAMVAEGSFREDLYYRLAQFPIELPALRQRGGDVLLLAREFAQTACTALGCTSVQWSSAALDQLSSHAFPGNVRELKCLVERAVLLCDDGVILPAHLCLSPAPTAMALDATLRQRLERVERVFLIDCLHKNRGNRTRTARELGVARRTLLYRLARLNIPCSDARGEG, encoded by the coding sequence ATGAGCGACAATCTGTTTGCCCAATTGCCCCATCCCTTGGACTACGCCGATGTGCTGCTCACCTGGTTCGCTCGCTTGGGTATCGACGCTGACGAGACCACGTTAGCGCAGCTCTGTGTGACGGCTGCGGCACAACTAAGCCAGTGCGAACTTGCCCAATTGTATTGGCGCGACGAGGTGACAGGGCGCCTCGACCTGATTGCCCAGCATTTGCCCGGCGCACTGGCGCTTGGCGAGCCGGCAAGTAGCCATGACTTCCAGCATGAGCAATTGCTGCACTATGTCCTCAGCCAGGGCCACTCTTTGAGCCTGGAGGACCTGGCCAACAGCGTCTACGAAAGTGCCTTTCTGCCGGCCGCGAGGTTGCCCTGGCAGGCGTTGTCATGCGTGCCATTGTCGGGGCGGCGCGCGAGCGTGACGGGCCTGTTGTTATGCGCCAGCCAGCGTCCCCGATCCTTGCAGGGCCATGGCCCGTCATTGCGGTTGCTGGGGAGTTTCGCCTTGAACCAGCTGGGCGTTTTGAAGGGGCTGCGCCTTGTGCAAAGCGCTTCCCCGACAAAACCTGGCACGCCGGTCGCCCGGACGGCGTATGGGCTGATCGGCAACAGCACAGCCATGGACGAAACCTACCGTTTGATTGGCAAGGTGCTGAACACCTCGTACACAGTTTTGCTGCGCGGCGAGACCGGGACCGGAAAAGAGGTGGTGGCGCGGGCCATTCACGCCAGCGGGCCGCGTAGCGGCAAAGCCTTTGTGGTGCAGAACTGCGCCGCCTTTCCCGAAGGGTTGCTGGAAAGTGAACTGTTTGGCTATCGCAAGGGTGCGTTCACCGGCGCCGAGCGTAACCATGCAGGGCTGTTCGACGCCGCGCATGGCGGAACATTGCTGCTGGACGAAATCGGCGATATGCCGCTGTCATTACAGGCCAAGTTGCTGCGGGTGTTGCAGGAGGGCGAAATCCGTCCGTTGGGAGCCAGTGCAGCCCACAAGGTCGATGTGCGCATCATCGCCGCGACCCATCGCGACCTCGCTGCAATGGTGGCCGAAGGCAGCTTCCGTGAGGATCTCTACTACCGATTGGCGCAATTTCCCATCGAACTGCCGGCCTTGCGTCAGCGGGGCGGTGATGTGTTGCTGTTGGCGCGAGAGTTCGCGCAAACAGCGTGTACGGCACTCGGCTGTACGTCGGTGCAGTGGTCCAGTGCGGCCTTGGATCAACTGTCGAGCCATGCTTTCCCCGGCAATGTGCGCGAACTCAAATGCCTGGTGGAACGTGCCGTACTGCTCTGCGATGACGGTGTGATCTTGCCCGCGCATTTGTGCCTGTCGCCAGCGCCGACTGCCATGGCCCTCGATGCAACGTTGCGCCAACGCCTGGAGCGGGTTGAGCGGGTATTTTTGATCGACTGCCTGCACAAGAACCGTGGCAACCGAACCCGCACCGCCCGTGAGTTGGGGGTTGCGCGCCGCACGCTGCTGTACCGCCTGGCACGTCTGAATATTCCCTGCAGCGATGCCCGAGGGGAAGGCTGA
- the tssJ gene encoding type VI secretion system lipoprotein TssJ: MYRATFISMLLALGLLTGCGSLSPFSTLTKLDLSLTASDTVNPDLHGRPSPVVVRLLELRHPAAFENADFFSLYSHAEQALPKDWVNSEELELRPGEQQVLKLSIEPQSRYIGVLAAYRDLPHVQWRLVLPVTRQQLTRAQLLLDESGVRAVGPQAGRSEN; the protein is encoded by the coding sequence ATGTATCGAGCCACCTTTATATCAATGCTGCTTGCCCTGGGCCTATTGACCGGTTGTGGCAGCCTTTCACCGTTTTCAACCTTGACCAAGCTCGACCTGAGCTTGACGGCCAGCGACACAGTCAACCCCGATCTTCACGGCCGGCCCTCTCCGGTGGTCGTGCGCCTGCTTGAGTTGCGGCACCCGGCGGCGTTCGAAAATGCTGACTTCTTCAGCCTCTATAGCCACGCCGAGCAGGCACTGCCCAAAGACTGGGTCAACAGCGAAGAGCTGGAGTTGCGCCCCGGTGAACAGCAGGTGCTCAAGCTCAGCATCGAACCGCAGAGTCGTTATATCGGCGTGTTGGCAGCCTATCGCGACCTGCCGCATGTGCAATGGCGCCTGGTACTGCCCGTTACCCGGCAGCAACTGACGCGCGCGCAGTTGTTACTTGACGAGTCGGGGGTTCGCGCTGTCGGCCCTCAAGCCGGCCGGTCGGAGAACTGA
- a CDS encoding AAA family ATPase, with translation MMNVDLQQLINTLTPLARRDLERSAERCVMRGGSDVLVEDLLLAMLEQRDGLLVRALADAQVEAGELEAALQPKGQASASRNPVFAPALVQWLQQALMVAHLELRQTEVDHGALLLAILRHPQHAGSAYQRVLSRLDTQRVLEFTLSQVAAIPSSARGESLLARFTHDLTSQAHEGRIDPVLCRDVEIAQLIDILMRRRKNNPILVGEAGVGKTAVVEGLALCIVNSQVPEPLKAVRVLTLDMGLLQAGASIRGEFERRLKGVIDEVNASPQPVILFIDEAHTLVGAGAQAGGGDAANLLKPALARGELRTIAATTWSEYKKYFEKDPALARRFQPVLVGEPSVEQAISILRGLAPVYEASHGVYVRDDAVVAAAHMSARYLAGRQLPDKAVDVLDTACARARISQATAPEALQRLNAEHAEGLQQREAMSRDKDTGLPVDEQSLCALNVRLAAVEIERRVLEQAWLESQARVEPARVCPRLVAQVISAWTGIPVEQLALEHSETVSGFADALRSRILGQEHAVLALDRNQRAVATGLNKADAPVGVFLLVGPSGVGKTETALALADLLYGGERFVTTLNMSEFQEKHALSRLIGAPPGYVGYGEGGVLTEAVRQRPYSVVLLDEVEKADPDVLNLFYQIFDKGLANDGEGREIDFRNTLILMTSNLGSECIVDLCAGGRRPDPQVLQDAIHPLLRDYFKPALLARMRVVPYYPVVGEVLHDLARLKLDRLGQRLKLRNLAFGYTRELITYMAERCNHWDSGARYIDQWIEIHLLPQMVDRLLEAMACGETLSRVHACLDAGGQPTCEFSQ, from the coding sequence ATGATGAATGTAGACCTGCAACAACTTATCAACACATTGACGCCCCTGGCCCGTCGAGATTTGGAGCGTTCGGCCGAACGTTGCGTGATGCGCGGTGGCAGCGACGTCCTGGTTGAAGACCTGCTGCTGGCCATGCTTGAACAACGGGATGGCCTGCTGGTGCGGGCCTTGGCCGATGCGCAGGTCGAGGCTGGCGAACTGGAAGCCGCACTGCAGCCCAAGGGGCAGGCGAGCGCGTCGCGCAATCCGGTGTTCGCCCCGGCCCTTGTGCAATGGTTGCAACAAGCGTTGATGGTGGCGCATCTGGAACTGCGCCAGACCGAAGTGGACCACGGTGCCTTGTTACTGGCGATCTTGCGTCACCCCCAGCACGCGGGCAGCGCCTATCAAAGGGTCTTGAGCCGTTTGGATACGCAGCGTGTGCTTGAGTTTACGTTGAGTCAGGTTGCCGCTATCCCCTCGTCAGCCAGGGGTGAGTCGTTGTTGGCGCGCTTTACCCATGACCTGACGAGCCAGGCCCATGAAGGGCGTATCGACCCGGTGTTGTGCCGTGACGTAGAGATTGCTCAGTTGATCGACATACTGATGCGCCGGCGCAAGAACAATCCGATTCTCGTCGGCGAGGCCGGGGTGGGCAAGACCGCCGTTGTCGAGGGTCTGGCCCTGTGCATCGTCAACTCACAGGTGCCGGAGCCCCTCAAGGCGGTACGGGTGCTCACGCTGGACATGGGCTTGCTGCAAGCCGGCGCCAGCATTCGGGGCGAGTTTGAACGCCGTCTCAAAGGCGTGATCGATGAGGTCAACGCCTCGCCGCAGCCTGTGATTCTGTTTATCGACGAGGCGCATACGCTGGTGGGCGCGGGCGCCCAGGCGGGTGGCGGTGACGCCGCCAACCTGCTCAAGCCGGCTCTGGCGCGCGGTGAACTACGCACCATCGCGGCCACCACCTGGTCTGAATACAAAAAATACTTCGAAAAAGACCCTGCCTTGGCGCGACGTTTCCAGCCGGTGCTGGTCGGCGAGCCCAGCGTGGAGCAGGCAATTTCGATCCTGCGCGGGCTGGCGCCGGTGTATGAAGCCAGCCATGGCGTGTATGTCCGTGACGATGCCGTTGTCGCGGCGGCTCACATGAGCGCCCGTTACCTGGCCGGGCGGCAGTTGCCCGACAAGGCCGTCGATGTACTGGATACTGCCTGCGCCCGCGCACGAATCAGCCAGGCAACCGCACCTGAGGCGCTCCAGCGCCTGAACGCCGAGCATGCTGAAGGCTTGCAGCAGCGCGAGGCAATGAGTCGAGACAAGGACACCGGGCTACCGGTGGACGAGCAATCCTTGTGCGCATTGAACGTGCGATTGGCGGCTGTCGAGATCGAACGTCGGGTTTTGGAGCAAGCCTGGCTTGAGTCGCAAGCGCGGGTCGAACCGGCGCGTGTCTGCCCGCGATTGGTGGCACAGGTCATCAGTGCCTGGACCGGTATTCCGGTTGAGCAGTTGGCACTTGAACACAGTGAAACAGTGTCTGGTTTTGCCGACGCGTTGCGCTCACGCATCCTCGGTCAGGAGCACGCGGTGCTGGCGCTCGACCGTAACCAACGCGCGGTCGCCACCGGTCTGAACAAGGCCGACGCTCCGGTTGGGGTGTTTCTGTTGGTGGGCCCAAGTGGCGTGGGCAAGACCGAAACGGCCCTGGCCCTGGCGGATTTGCTGTACGGCGGTGAGCGGTTTGTCACTACCCTCAATATGTCTGAGTTTCAGGAGAAGCACGCGCTGTCTCGGCTCATCGGTGCCCCGCCGGGTTATGTGGGGTATGGCGAGGGCGGGGTACTGACGGAAGCCGTGCGCCAACGACCTTACTCGGTGGTGCTGCTCGACGAGGTCGAAAAGGCCGATCCGGACGTACTGAACCTGTTCTATCAGATCTTCGACAAAGGGTTGGCCAATGATGGCGAAGGCCGAGAGATCGACTTTCGTAACACGCTGATCCTGATGACCTCCAACCTGGGCAGCGAATGCATCGTCGATCTATGCGCAGGGGGCCGGCGGCCAGATCCGCAGGTGTTGCAAGACGCGATACATCCGCTGCTACGCGATTACTTCAAGCCGGCGCTGCTGGCGCGCATGCGTGTCGTGCCCTATTACCCGGTTGTAGGTGAAGTGCTGCATGACCTGGCAAGGCTCAAGCTGGACCGCCTGGGGCAACGGCTGAAACTGCGCAACCTGGCGTTCGGTTACACGCGCGAACTGATCACCTATATGGCCGAGCGTTGCAACCACTGGGACAGCGGTGCGCGGTATATCGACCAATGGATCGAGATCCACCTGTTGCCCCAGATGGTTGATCGCCTGTTGGAGGCAATGGCCTGCGGCGAAACCCTGTCGCGGGTCCATGCATGCCTGGATGCCGGCGGGCAACCGACCTGTGAGTTCAGCCAATGA
- the tssK gene encoding type VI secretion system baseplate subunit TssK produces the protein MQIDKVIWREGMLLRPQHLQHNDRYYHQQLNRSRLLSRDGWGFLTLDIDVQYLNLGKLVVNQASGVFPDGSLFELNNTMPPLVLQVPADTAGQAVFLALPLAIGNQLDVRQPEQSDVLARYVSYETQIADSNVGMNAHCQIHCARPDLHLQLGEQPSDSLHVKLQVAQVLDSTREAGVQLDADFVPTFIYVQSAGYVSSCVKEVVSLLAARGDAIAARVQGNGGSAGAQLGDFLMLQLINRTEVLLRHYLSQSQVRPEAVYRVLLSILGELSTFAVDDKRAQVEGCYRHGDQGASFRGLMDGIRKVLSAVLEQHAIELPLEARQYGVLVCPVSDLKLLGAATFILAATAHCDSEELRHRLPAHLKVGPVERIRELVNLHLAGIKVKPLPVAPRQIPFHAGKTYFMLELSARDITQLEQSGGFAFHASGEFAALELNFWAIRN, from the coding sequence ATGCAGATTGATAAAGTCATCTGGCGGGAGGGCATGCTGCTGCGTCCGCAGCACTTGCAGCACAACGACCGTTATTACCATCAACAGCTCAACCGTAGCCGCTTGCTGAGCAGGGATGGCTGGGGGTTCCTGACGCTGGACATCGATGTGCAGTACCTGAATCTGGGCAAGCTGGTCGTCAACCAGGCCAGCGGGGTATTTCCCGATGGAAGCCTGTTCGAATTGAACAACACCATGCCGCCGCTGGTGTTGCAGGTACCCGCCGACACCGCTGGGCAAGCCGTGTTCCTGGCGTTGCCCCTGGCCATCGGCAATCAACTGGACGTGCGCCAGCCAGAGCAAAGCGATGTGCTGGCGCGTTATGTGAGTTACGAAACACAGATCGCAGACTCGAATGTCGGTATGAACGCTCACTGCCAGATCCACTGCGCCCGCCCGGATCTACACCTGCAATTGGGGGAACAACCCAGTGATTCGCTGCATGTGAAGCTCCAGGTAGCCCAGGTGCTCGATTCCACGCGAGAGGCCGGCGTACAGCTGGACGCGGACTTCGTACCGACGTTTATTTATGTGCAGAGCGCCGGCTATGTGTCGTCATGCGTCAAGGAAGTGGTCAGCCTGCTGGCTGCCCGAGGCGATGCGATTGCCGCCCGCGTCCAGGGCAATGGAGGTTCGGCCGGTGCCCAGCTCGGCGACTTTCTGATGCTGCAACTGATCAATCGTACCGAGGTGCTATTGCGTCACTACCTGAGCCAAAGCCAGGTGCGTCCGGAGGCGGTGTACCGGGTATTGCTGTCGATTCTCGGTGAGCTGTCTACCTTCGCCGTCGACGACAAACGCGCGCAGGTGGAAGGGTGTTATCGGCATGGAGATCAGGGGGCGAGCTTTCGTGGGCTAATGGACGGTATTCGCAAGGTGCTGTCAGCGGTGCTGGAACAGCACGCCATCGAACTCCCGCTGGAAGCACGGCAATACGGGGTGCTGGTGTGCCCCGTAAGCGATCTGAAATTGTTGGGCGCGGCAACCTTCATTCTGGCGGCAACCGCCCACTGCGATTCGGAAGAACTGCGCCACCGTTTGCCCGCGCATCTCAAGGTTGGACCGGTTGAGCGCATACGTGAGCTGGTCAATCTGCACCTGGCCGGTATCAAGGTAAAACCGCTGCCGGTGGCGCCACGCCAGATTCCGTTCCATGCCGGCAAGACCTATTTCATGCTCGAACTCAGTGCCCGGGATATCACGCAACTGGAACAGTCCGGCGGTTTTGCCTTCCACGCCAGCGGCGAGTTTGCGGCGCTTGAACTCAACTTCTGGGCCATCAGGAACTGA
- the icmH gene encoding type IVB secretion system protein IcmH/DotU, which yields MTMDSEYPQDEKTVLLDRQGRAPAQAAVTDYPSPPRFEQLEDRMIYTASLQGAQGFKMGPNALVAAAWDLLSQVVELRSSTARESLQSLNDRLSSAITAFEAHALHQGVANSQVMSARYVLCSVIDEAVVTTAWGSRSHWSKTSLLSRFHNETFGGEKFFQLLERLSRDPVKHVAMLELMYLCLSMGFEGKYRVMERGGAQLEDIRDALYRQIRHVRGERLPIFTPANAGRVPGARLRIVSATWVAVLACAGLLAMYSGFAWVLGNERVTVLQLFQPLAPDQTRTPL from the coding sequence ATGACCATGGACAGCGAATACCCGCAGGACGAAAAAACCGTTCTGCTCGACCGCCAGGGTCGTGCCCCGGCGCAGGCCGCGGTGACGGATTACCCCTCGCCACCACGCTTTGAGCAATTGGAAGACCGGATGATCTACACCGCCAGCCTGCAAGGCGCCCAGGGTTTCAAGATGGGGCCCAATGCTCTGGTGGCAGCCGCCTGGGACCTGCTGTCACAGGTTGTTGAACTCAGAAGCAGCACCGCTCGGGAGAGCTTGCAGAGCCTCAATGACCGACTGTCGTCGGCCATTACCGCGTTTGAAGCACATGCCCTGCACCAGGGCGTAGCGAACAGCCAGGTGATGTCCGCGCGTTACGTGCTGTGCAGCGTAATTGACGAAGCGGTCGTCACCACTGCATGGGGTAGTCGTAGCCACTGGTCGAAGACGAGCCTGCTGAGCCGCTTTCATAACGAAACCTTCGGTGGCGAAAAGTTTTTCCAACTGCTGGAGCGGCTGAGCCGCGATCCGGTCAAGCACGTGGCCATGCTTGAGTTGATGTACCTGTGCCTGTCGATGGGGTTTGAAGGTAAGTACCGGGTTATGGAGCGGGGAGGGGCGCAGCTCGAGGACATCCGAGATGCCTTGTATCGACAGATCCGGCATGTACGCGGCGAGCGCCTGCCGATATTTACCCCCGCGAACGCAGGGCGCGTGCCAGGCGCGCGGCTGCGCATTGTGTCGGCCACCTGGGTCGCTGTTTTGGCGTGTGCCGGTTTGCTGGCGATGTACTCGGGGTTTGCCTGGGTCTTGGGTAATGAGCGCGTGACGGTGCTGCAACTTTTTCAACCTTTGGCGCCGGATCAGACGCGGACGCCCTTGTAA